A genomic segment from Spinacia oleracea cultivar Varoflay chromosome 3, BTI_SOV_V1, whole genome shotgun sequence encodes:
- the LOC110803406 gene encoding putative 1-phosphatidylinositol-3-phosphate 5-kinase FAB1C isoform X1, protein MGVLNSSPFLDLIDKVRSWVSLGKISSLSCSSDLDMAESSCCQCELKFSELCHKYSCLGCRRLLCASCVRGSGARIVVATFSGNRNGDHLEKVIKACKFCSKPSKRHIEKIYPSESPRASPEPLSPPVNRDNMGSNEVTQRTEDDCVSHTTGFQDQNFSSQNMVCSRMLSFAGLQSQISLRHSPMQSDEEPESERHFFGSASEYGHDSSDIDTNSLSFRNECYSFRSADSSPLDSPSRFNINTPRVGCPVQQTKGGSPKPYHDCPSGVAVFKGLDRGTGHPAIGDDKSDEVTIIDKEIEELPKPLDFENNGHIWFPPPPEDDNDEAEHNYFDYDDDDDVVGVSGGVFSSTASLPDLLSAKESQNQEQGKPLRSAIQSHFRALVSQLLQDEGIKVGKEYGSQDWLDIVSNLAWQAANFVKPDTSKGGSMDPGDYVKIKCIASGSPNESTLIKGVVCTKNIKHKRMTSQYQTPRLFLLGGSLEYQRTQNQLASFNTLLEEEMNNLKVIVSKIEAHRPNVLLVEKSVSSYAQEYLLEKEISLVLNVKRPVLERIARCTGALITPSVDKISVARLGHCELFRLERVFEALEAANQFNKRPSKTLMYFEGCPRRLGCTVLLKGLCREELKRIKHVVQYAVFAAYHLSLETSFLADEGAHLPKMVPKPSYCEQTKMAADNATSTLPCSNAVSPSQGSSDVVAPSEGYVDKWEGSQRDVTLELLSLSSGLLVDATTDKMTTMPWDGSVSDAAIEFTPPVRENYLLGFTDSASGVIDPAQSEFLEKVLPDKGKPKEVENIDDNEVSGDYLVATESQQSILVSFSSRCVAKGTLCERSRLLRIKFYGSFDKPLGRYLCDDLFHQASVCRSCKEPVAAHVQCYTHRQGVLTINVKRLETVKLPGERDGKIWMWHRCLRCAQIDDVPPATRRVILSDAAWGLSFGKFLELSFSNHATANRVASCGHSLQRDCLRFYGFGSVVAFFHYSPIDILTVHLPPSALEFNGHSKQEWMKREVEELKSKMETFYAEVSNVLHVMEQKSTFCRNASTDAIDLHKNIMEFKYILDTERNQYCDLLHLAMDDNLQLVERSIDILELNQLRRSLLIGSHTWDRRFYSLDSLLNSGSFKLEGLGDSGFHEELKNLKNDPIKNSKFVGDREEKGGYTESHCIEYPLSDSFRPSQQEDLYGEEEVTVSENSSETLHSPASNLSDKIDSAWTGTDVDASEANQVDNLPLKRLMGPARVYSFDSAMRLEEKLLRRLHSASQLSAVRSFHVSGDDRNMMVREPTSRVMRTFSQVNPQEVQFIPSFISASHMFEGSRLLLPQPGQSELVIAVYDDEPTSVISYALCSKEYEDWISDKSSQKVGTWSGKDIHREDSAVSTFLSWHSIGSLELDYINYGSYCSEDTLSRNSSLVNDPKKSPHLQIAFDDDSSGGKVKFSVTCYFAKQFDLLQEKCCPNKLDFVRSLSRCRRWSAQGGKSNVYFAKSMDERFIIKQVTKTELESFQEFAAEYFKYLNDSLDSGSPTCLAKVLGIFQVTVKHLKGGRETKMDLMVMENLFYKRSISKIYDLKGSSRSRYNSDTTGANKVLLDMNLLETLRTNPIFLGSKAKRRLERAVWNDTSFLASVDVMDYSLLVGVDEERKELVLGIIDCMRQYTWDKHLETWVKASGILGGLKNASPTIISPKQYKRRFRKAMTTYFLTVPDQWSS, encoded by the exons ATGGGAGTGCTTAATAGCAGCCCTTTTCTGGATCTAATTGACAAGGTTAGGTCTTGGGTTTCTTTGGGTAAAATCAGTTCTTTATCCTGCTCCTCCGATTTGGACATGGCTGAGAGCTCTTGCTGTCAGTGTGAACTTAAGTTTTCGGAGTTGTGCCACAAGTATAGCTGCCTAGGCTGTAGAAGATTGTTGTGTGCCTCTTGTGTTCGTGGAAGTGGTGCTCGTATTGTTGTTGCTACATTTAGTGGTAACAGAAATGGTGATCATTTGGAGAAAGTTATTAAGGCCTGCAAATTCTGCTCTAAACCTTCTAAGAGGCATATTGAGAAAATTTATCCCTCTGAATCTCCACGGGCAAGCCCGGAGCCACTATCACCTCCTGTGAATCGTGATAATATGGGCAGCAATGAAGTTACCCAGAGAACTGAAGACGACTGTGTTTCTCATACAACTGGATTCCAGGATCAGAACTTTTCTTCTCAGAATATGGTCTGTAGCAGAATGTTGTCTTTTGCTGGTCTTCAATCACAAATCTCCCTTCGGCACTCACCAATGCA GAGTGATGAAGAGCCAGAGTCTGAGAGGCATTTTTTCGGCTCAGCAAGTGAATATGGCCATGACAGTTCAGATATAGACACAAATAGTCTTAGCTTTAGGAATGAGTGTTATAGTTTCAGGTCAGCAGATTCGAGTCCCTTAGATAGCCCCTCTAGGTTCAATATTAATACACCTAGGGTTGGGTGCCCTGTACAGCAAACAAAAGGCGGAAGCCCTAAACCTTACCATGACTGCCCCTCTGGCGTGGCCGTTTTTAAAGGGCTTGACAGAGGGACTGGCCATCCTGCAATTGGTGATGATAAATCTGATGAAGTTACCATCATCGACAAGGAAATTGAAGAGCTCCCTAAACCTTTGGATTTTGAAAACAATGGTCATATTTGGTTTCCTCCTCCTCCTGAGGATGATAATGACGAGGCAGAACACAATTATTTTGACTATGATGACGACGACGATGTTGTTGGAGTATCTGGTGGAGTGTTCTCTTCTACTGCCAGCCTTCCTGATTTACTATCTGCAAAAGAAAGCCAAAATCAGGAGCAGGGGAAACCGTTAAGGTCTGCAATACAAAGTCATTTCAGAGCTCTTGTTTCACAGTTATTGCAGGATGAAGGAATCAAAGTTGGCAAGGAATATGGCAGTCAAGATTGGTTGGATATTGTTAGCAATTTAGCATGGCAAGCTGCTAATTTTGTCAAGCCAGATACTAGCAAGGGAGGCAGTATGGATCCTGGAGATTATGTGAAGATTAAGTGTATAGCATCAGGAAGCCCAAACGAAAG CACCTTAATAAAAGGCGTAGTTTGTACAAAGAATATTAAGCATAAGAGAATGACTTCTCAATACCAAACTCCAAGGTTATTTCTCCTAGGTGGATCGCTTGAGTACCAGAGAACTCAAAATCAGCTGGCATCATTCAATACATTGCTGGaagag GAGATGAATAATCTCAAGGTGATTGTCTCAAAGATAGAGGCCCATCGACCAAATGTTTTACTGGTTGAGAAAAGTGTGTCATCATATGCACAGGAATATCTCTTGGAAAAGGAGATATCTTTggttttaaatgttaaaaggccTGTATTGGAGAGGATCGCAAGGTGCACTGGAGCTTTGATAACTCCCTCTGTTGATAAAATATCGGTGGCTCGACTTGGTCATTGCGAGCTTTTCCGGTTGGAGAGGGTTTTTGAAGCACTTGAGGCTGCTAATCAGTTCAATAAGAGACCATCTAAAACCTTGATGTATTTTGAAGGTTGCCCTAGACGATTAGGTTGTACG GTGTTGCTGAAGGGTTTATGCCGAGAGGAGCTAAAGAGAATCAAGCATGTGGTTCAGTATGCAGTCTTTGCAGCTTACCATTTGTCCTTGGAGACTTCATTCCTTGCTGACGAGGGTGCTCATTTGCCTAAAATGGTACCGAAACCATCCTATTGTGAACAAACCAAGATGGCTGCTGATAATGCAACATCGACTCTCCCTTGTTCTAATGCAGTTTCTCCATCTCAGGGGTCAAGTGATGTGGTAGCTCCTTCCGAAGGATATGTAGACAAATGGGAGGGCAGCCAAAGGGATGTAACATTAGAACTTCTTAGTTTGTCGTCAGGTCTCCTGGTGGATGCTACAACAGATAAAATGACTACTATGCCTTGGGATGGCTCAGTGTCTGATGCAGCTATTGAGTTTACACCCCCTGTACGTGAAAACTACTTACTTGGATTCACTGATTCTGCTAGTGGTGTAATTGATCCTGCACAGTCTGAATTTCTTGAGAAAGTGTTACCAGATAAAGGGAAACCCAAGGAGGTGGAAAATATTGATGACAATGAAGTCTCTGGTGACTATCTTGTAGCGACTGAAAGTCAGCAGAGTATACTGGTGTCCTTTTCTAGCCGTTGTGTTGCTAAGGGAACTCTTTGTGAGCGTTCTCGGCTCTTGAGGATCAAATTTTATGGTTCATTTGACAAGCCACTTGGGAGATATCTCTGTGATGACCTTTTTCATCAG gcatcAGTGTGTCGGTCTTGTAAGGAACCTGTTGCAGCACACGTGCAATGTTATACTCACAGGcaaggtgttctaacaataaaTGTTAAGCGACTGGAAACAGTAAAGCTTCCTGGAGAGCGCGATGGAAAAATATGGATGTGGCATCGGTGTCTTAGATGCGCTCAAATTGATGATGTCCCACCAGCAACCCGCAGAGTAATATTGTCTGATGCTGCCTGGGGCCTTTCTTTTGGGAAGTTCTTAGAGCTCAGCTTCTCTAACCATGCAACTGCTAATCGTGTTGCAAGCTGTGGTCATTCTCTTCAAAGAGACTGCCTCCGTTTCTACGG GTTTGGAAGCGTGGTTGCGTTTTTCCATTACTCACCAATTGATATCCTCACTGTCCATCTGCCCCCTTCAGCGCTTGAGTTCAATGGCCACAGTAAGCAGGAATGGATGAAAAGAGAAGTGGAAGAG CTTAAGAGTAAAATGGAAACCTTTTATGCTGAGGTGAGCAATGTACTCCATGTCATGGAGCAAAAGAGTACATTTTGCAGGAATGCTTCGACGGATGCAATTGACTTGCACAAGAACATTATGGAGTTCAAATACATCCTAGATACAGAGCGAAATCAATACTGT GATTTACTTCATCTGGCTATGGATGACAATTTACAGTTGGTTGAGAGATCAATTGACATTTTGGAACTAAATCAACTTCGGAGGTCTCTTTTAATTGGTTCTCATACATGGGACCGTCGGTTTTATTCTCTGGATTCTCTTCTCAATTCCGGAAGTTTCAAGTTAGAGGGTTTAGGGGATTCTGGATTTCATGAAGAGCTTAAAAATTTGAAGAATGACCCTATCAAGAATTCCAAGTTTGTTGGTGACCGGGAAGAAAAGGGAGGGTACACTGAGTCTCACTGTATTGAGTATCCACTTTCAGATTCTTTCCGACCTTCACAGCAAGAGGACTTGTATGGGGAAGAAGAAGTAACAGTTAGTGAAAATTCCTCGGAGACTCTGCACTCCCCTGCATCCAATTTGTCAGATAAAATTGATTCTGCATGGACTGGCACTGACGTAGATGCATCTGAAGCAAACCAAGTTGATAATCTGCCTCTTAAAAGGCTGATGGGTCCAGCAAGGGTTTATTCTTTTGACTCTGCTATGAGATTAGAAGAAAAGCTACTCCGAAGGTTGCATTCTGCATCACAACTGTCTGCTGTCAGGTCCTTCCATGTTTCTGGAGATGATAGAAATATGATGGTTAGAGAGCCCACTTCAAGGGTTATGCGAACATTTTCTCAAGTTAATCCGCAAGAGGTACAGTTTATACCTTCCTTCATCTCTGCATCTCATATGTTTGAAGGTTCTCGGTTACTGCTTCCACAACCAGGCCAGAGCGAGTTGGTTATTGCTGTTTACGATGATGAACCTACCAGTGTTATATCATATGCTCTTTGTTCCAAAGAGTATGAGGACTGGATCTCTGATAAGTCAAGCCAAAAGGTGGGTACTTGGAGTGGCAAAGATATCCACAGAGAGGATTCTGCAGTTTCCACTTTCTTATCCTGGCATTCTATTGGCTCTCTAGAATTAGATTACATAAACTACGGAAGTTACTGCTCTGAAGACACTTTATCAAGGAACAGTTCGTTGGTAAATGATCCTAAGAAATCTCCTCACCTGCAGATCGCTTTTGATGATGATTCTTCAGGTGGGAAAGTAAAGTTCTCTGTTACCTGTTACTTTGCTAAACAGTTTGACCTGCTTCAAGAAAAATGTTGCCCCAACAAATTGGACTTTGTGCGCTCTTTGAGCCGTTGTAGGAGATGGAGTGCACAAGGTGGTAAGAGTAATGTGTACTTTGCAAAGTCCATGGACGAGAGGTTCATAATTAAGCAAGTGACGAAGACAGAGTTGGAATCTTTCCAAGAGTTTGCAGCTGAGTATTTCAAATATTTGAATGATTCTTTAGACTCTGGAAGTCCAACTTGTCTTGCCAAAGTTCTTGGGATTTTTCAG GTTACTGTTAAACATCTGAAAGGTGGGCGTGAAACAAAAATGGATTTGATGGTGATGGAGAATCTGTTTTACAAAAGAAGTATATCAAAAATTTATGATCTCAAGGGCTCTTCTCGGTCTCGTTATAATTCTGACACAACAGGAGCTAACAAAGTGCTTCTAGATATGAATCTCCTGGAAACATTGAGAACAAATCCCATTTTTCTTGGAAGCAAGGCAAAAAGAAGACTGGAGAGAGCTGTCTGGAATGATACATCGTTTCTTGCT TCAGTGGACGTAATGGACTACTCATTGTTGGTCGGTGTGGATGAGGAGCGGAAAGAACTGGTACTTGGGATAATCGATTGTATGCGACAGTATACCTGGGACAAGCATCTTGAAACTTGGGTAAAGGCTTCCGGCATCCTTGGTGGTCTCAAAAATGCCTCACCAACTATCATCTCCCCTAAGCAGTACAAGAGAAGATTTCGGAAAGCAATGACGACCTACTTTCTCACCGTACCAGATCAATGGTCATCTTGA
- the LOC110803406 gene encoding putative 1-phosphatidylinositol-3-phosphate 5-kinase FAB1C isoform X2: protein MGVLNSSPFLDLIDKVRSWVSLGKISSLSCSSDLDMAESSCCQCELKFSELCHKYSCLGCRRLLCASCVRGSGARIVVATFSGNRNGDHLEKVIKACKFCSKPSKRHIEKIYPSESPRASPEPLSPPVNRDNMGSNEVTQRTEDDCVSHTTGFQDQNFSSQNMVCSRMLSFAGLQSQISLRHSPMQSDEEPESERHFFGSASEYGHDSSDIDTNSLSFRNECYSFRSADSSPLDSPSRFNINTPRVGCPVQQTKGGSPKPYHDCPSGVAVFKGLDRGTGHPAIGDDKSDEVTIIDKEIEELPKPLDFENNGHIWFPPPPEDDNDEAEHNYFDYDDDDDVVGVSGGVFSSTASLPDLLSAKESQNQEQGKPLRSAIQSHFRALVSQLLQDEGIKVGKEYGSQDWLDIVSNLAWQAANFVKPDTSKGGSMDPGDYVKIKCIASGSPNESTLIKGVVCTKNIKHKRMTSQYQTPRLFLLGGSLEYQRTQNQLASFNTLLEEEMNNLKVIVSKIEAHRPNVLLVEKSVSSYAQEYLLEKEISLVLNVKRPVLERIARCTGALITPSVDKISVARLGHCELFRLERVFEALEAANQFNKRPSKTLMYFEGCPRRLGCTVLLKGLCREELKRIKHVVQYAVFAAYHLSLETSFLADEGAHLPKMGSSDVVAPSEGYVDKWEGSQRDVTLELLSLSSGLLVDATTDKMTTMPWDGSVSDAAIEFTPPVRENYLLGFTDSASGVIDPAQSEFLEKVLPDKGKPKEVENIDDNEVSGDYLVATESQQSILVSFSSRCVAKGTLCERSRLLRIKFYGSFDKPLGRYLCDDLFHQASVCRSCKEPVAAHVQCYTHRQGVLTINVKRLETVKLPGERDGKIWMWHRCLRCAQIDDVPPATRRVILSDAAWGLSFGKFLELSFSNHATANRVASCGHSLQRDCLRFYGFGSVVAFFHYSPIDILTVHLPPSALEFNGHSKQEWMKREVEELKSKMETFYAEVSNVLHVMEQKSTFCRNASTDAIDLHKNIMEFKYILDTERNQYCDLLHLAMDDNLQLVERSIDILELNQLRRSLLIGSHTWDRRFYSLDSLLNSGSFKLEGLGDSGFHEELKNLKNDPIKNSKFVGDREEKGGYTESHCIEYPLSDSFRPSQQEDLYGEEEVTVSENSSETLHSPASNLSDKIDSAWTGTDVDASEANQVDNLPLKRLMGPARVYSFDSAMRLEEKLLRRLHSASQLSAVRSFHVSGDDRNMMVREPTSRVMRTFSQVNPQEVQFIPSFISASHMFEGSRLLLPQPGQSELVIAVYDDEPTSVISYALCSKEYEDWISDKSSQKVGTWSGKDIHREDSAVSTFLSWHSIGSLELDYINYGSYCSEDTLSRNSSLVNDPKKSPHLQIAFDDDSSGGKVKFSVTCYFAKQFDLLQEKCCPNKLDFVRSLSRCRRWSAQGGKSNVYFAKSMDERFIIKQVTKTELESFQEFAAEYFKYLNDSLDSGSPTCLAKVLGIFQVTVKHLKGGRETKMDLMVMENLFYKRSISKIYDLKGSSRSRYNSDTTGANKVLLDMNLLETLRTNPIFLGSKAKRRLERAVWNDTSFLASVDVMDYSLLVGVDEERKELVLGIIDCMRQYTWDKHLETWVKASGILGGLKNASPTIISPKQYKRRFRKAMTTYFLTVPDQWSS from the exons ATGGGAGTGCTTAATAGCAGCCCTTTTCTGGATCTAATTGACAAGGTTAGGTCTTGGGTTTCTTTGGGTAAAATCAGTTCTTTATCCTGCTCCTCCGATTTGGACATGGCTGAGAGCTCTTGCTGTCAGTGTGAACTTAAGTTTTCGGAGTTGTGCCACAAGTATAGCTGCCTAGGCTGTAGAAGATTGTTGTGTGCCTCTTGTGTTCGTGGAAGTGGTGCTCGTATTGTTGTTGCTACATTTAGTGGTAACAGAAATGGTGATCATTTGGAGAAAGTTATTAAGGCCTGCAAATTCTGCTCTAAACCTTCTAAGAGGCATATTGAGAAAATTTATCCCTCTGAATCTCCACGGGCAAGCCCGGAGCCACTATCACCTCCTGTGAATCGTGATAATATGGGCAGCAATGAAGTTACCCAGAGAACTGAAGACGACTGTGTTTCTCATACAACTGGATTCCAGGATCAGAACTTTTCTTCTCAGAATATGGTCTGTAGCAGAATGTTGTCTTTTGCTGGTCTTCAATCACAAATCTCCCTTCGGCACTCACCAATGCA GAGTGATGAAGAGCCAGAGTCTGAGAGGCATTTTTTCGGCTCAGCAAGTGAATATGGCCATGACAGTTCAGATATAGACACAAATAGTCTTAGCTTTAGGAATGAGTGTTATAGTTTCAGGTCAGCAGATTCGAGTCCCTTAGATAGCCCCTCTAGGTTCAATATTAATACACCTAGGGTTGGGTGCCCTGTACAGCAAACAAAAGGCGGAAGCCCTAAACCTTACCATGACTGCCCCTCTGGCGTGGCCGTTTTTAAAGGGCTTGACAGAGGGACTGGCCATCCTGCAATTGGTGATGATAAATCTGATGAAGTTACCATCATCGACAAGGAAATTGAAGAGCTCCCTAAACCTTTGGATTTTGAAAACAATGGTCATATTTGGTTTCCTCCTCCTCCTGAGGATGATAATGACGAGGCAGAACACAATTATTTTGACTATGATGACGACGACGATGTTGTTGGAGTATCTGGTGGAGTGTTCTCTTCTACTGCCAGCCTTCCTGATTTACTATCTGCAAAAGAAAGCCAAAATCAGGAGCAGGGGAAACCGTTAAGGTCTGCAATACAAAGTCATTTCAGAGCTCTTGTTTCACAGTTATTGCAGGATGAAGGAATCAAAGTTGGCAAGGAATATGGCAGTCAAGATTGGTTGGATATTGTTAGCAATTTAGCATGGCAAGCTGCTAATTTTGTCAAGCCAGATACTAGCAAGGGAGGCAGTATGGATCCTGGAGATTATGTGAAGATTAAGTGTATAGCATCAGGAAGCCCAAACGAAAG CACCTTAATAAAAGGCGTAGTTTGTACAAAGAATATTAAGCATAAGAGAATGACTTCTCAATACCAAACTCCAAGGTTATTTCTCCTAGGTGGATCGCTTGAGTACCAGAGAACTCAAAATCAGCTGGCATCATTCAATACATTGCTGGaagag GAGATGAATAATCTCAAGGTGATTGTCTCAAAGATAGAGGCCCATCGACCAAATGTTTTACTGGTTGAGAAAAGTGTGTCATCATATGCACAGGAATATCTCTTGGAAAAGGAGATATCTTTggttttaaatgttaaaaggccTGTATTGGAGAGGATCGCAAGGTGCACTGGAGCTTTGATAACTCCCTCTGTTGATAAAATATCGGTGGCTCGACTTGGTCATTGCGAGCTTTTCCGGTTGGAGAGGGTTTTTGAAGCACTTGAGGCTGCTAATCAGTTCAATAAGAGACCATCTAAAACCTTGATGTATTTTGAAGGTTGCCCTAGACGATTAGGTTGTACG GTGTTGCTGAAGGGTTTATGCCGAGAGGAGCTAAAGAGAATCAAGCATGTGGTTCAGTATGCAGTCTTTGCAGCTTACCATTTGTCCTTGGAGACTTCATTCCTTGCTGACGAGGGTGCTCATTTGCCTAAAATG GGGTCAAGTGATGTGGTAGCTCCTTCCGAAGGATATGTAGACAAATGGGAGGGCAGCCAAAGGGATGTAACATTAGAACTTCTTAGTTTGTCGTCAGGTCTCCTGGTGGATGCTACAACAGATAAAATGACTACTATGCCTTGGGATGGCTCAGTGTCTGATGCAGCTATTGAGTTTACACCCCCTGTACGTGAAAACTACTTACTTGGATTCACTGATTCTGCTAGTGGTGTAATTGATCCTGCACAGTCTGAATTTCTTGAGAAAGTGTTACCAGATAAAGGGAAACCCAAGGAGGTGGAAAATATTGATGACAATGAAGTCTCTGGTGACTATCTTGTAGCGACTGAAAGTCAGCAGAGTATACTGGTGTCCTTTTCTAGCCGTTGTGTTGCTAAGGGAACTCTTTGTGAGCGTTCTCGGCTCTTGAGGATCAAATTTTATGGTTCATTTGACAAGCCACTTGGGAGATATCTCTGTGATGACCTTTTTCATCAG gcatcAGTGTGTCGGTCTTGTAAGGAACCTGTTGCAGCACACGTGCAATGTTATACTCACAGGcaaggtgttctaacaataaaTGTTAAGCGACTGGAAACAGTAAAGCTTCCTGGAGAGCGCGATGGAAAAATATGGATGTGGCATCGGTGTCTTAGATGCGCTCAAATTGATGATGTCCCACCAGCAACCCGCAGAGTAATATTGTCTGATGCTGCCTGGGGCCTTTCTTTTGGGAAGTTCTTAGAGCTCAGCTTCTCTAACCATGCAACTGCTAATCGTGTTGCAAGCTGTGGTCATTCTCTTCAAAGAGACTGCCTCCGTTTCTACGG GTTTGGAAGCGTGGTTGCGTTTTTCCATTACTCACCAATTGATATCCTCACTGTCCATCTGCCCCCTTCAGCGCTTGAGTTCAATGGCCACAGTAAGCAGGAATGGATGAAAAGAGAAGTGGAAGAG CTTAAGAGTAAAATGGAAACCTTTTATGCTGAGGTGAGCAATGTACTCCATGTCATGGAGCAAAAGAGTACATTTTGCAGGAATGCTTCGACGGATGCAATTGACTTGCACAAGAACATTATGGAGTTCAAATACATCCTAGATACAGAGCGAAATCAATACTGT GATTTACTTCATCTGGCTATGGATGACAATTTACAGTTGGTTGAGAGATCAATTGACATTTTGGAACTAAATCAACTTCGGAGGTCTCTTTTAATTGGTTCTCATACATGGGACCGTCGGTTTTATTCTCTGGATTCTCTTCTCAATTCCGGAAGTTTCAAGTTAGAGGGTTTAGGGGATTCTGGATTTCATGAAGAGCTTAAAAATTTGAAGAATGACCCTATCAAGAATTCCAAGTTTGTTGGTGACCGGGAAGAAAAGGGAGGGTACACTGAGTCTCACTGTATTGAGTATCCACTTTCAGATTCTTTCCGACCTTCACAGCAAGAGGACTTGTATGGGGAAGAAGAAGTAACAGTTAGTGAAAATTCCTCGGAGACTCTGCACTCCCCTGCATCCAATTTGTCAGATAAAATTGATTCTGCATGGACTGGCACTGACGTAGATGCATCTGAAGCAAACCAAGTTGATAATCTGCCTCTTAAAAGGCTGATGGGTCCAGCAAGGGTTTATTCTTTTGACTCTGCTATGAGATTAGAAGAAAAGCTACTCCGAAGGTTGCATTCTGCATCACAACTGTCTGCTGTCAGGTCCTTCCATGTTTCTGGAGATGATAGAAATATGATGGTTAGAGAGCCCACTTCAAGGGTTATGCGAACATTTTCTCAAGTTAATCCGCAAGAGGTACAGTTTATACCTTCCTTCATCTCTGCATCTCATATGTTTGAAGGTTCTCGGTTACTGCTTCCACAACCAGGCCAGAGCGAGTTGGTTATTGCTGTTTACGATGATGAACCTACCAGTGTTATATCATATGCTCTTTGTTCCAAAGAGTATGAGGACTGGATCTCTGATAAGTCAAGCCAAAAGGTGGGTACTTGGAGTGGCAAAGATATCCACAGAGAGGATTCTGCAGTTTCCACTTTCTTATCCTGGCATTCTATTGGCTCTCTAGAATTAGATTACATAAACTACGGAAGTTACTGCTCTGAAGACACTTTATCAAGGAACAGTTCGTTGGTAAATGATCCTAAGAAATCTCCTCACCTGCAGATCGCTTTTGATGATGATTCTTCAGGTGGGAAAGTAAAGTTCTCTGTTACCTGTTACTTTGCTAAACAGTTTGACCTGCTTCAAGAAAAATGTTGCCCCAACAAATTGGACTTTGTGCGCTCTTTGAGCCGTTGTAGGAGATGGAGTGCACAAGGTGGTAAGAGTAATGTGTACTTTGCAAAGTCCATGGACGAGAGGTTCATAATTAAGCAAGTGACGAAGACAGAGTTGGAATCTTTCCAAGAGTTTGCAGCTGAGTATTTCAAATATTTGAATGATTCTTTAGACTCTGGAAGTCCAACTTGTCTTGCCAAAGTTCTTGGGATTTTTCAG GTTACTGTTAAACATCTGAAAGGTGGGCGTGAAACAAAAATGGATTTGATGGTGATGGAGAATCTGTTTTACAAAAGAAGTATATCAAAAATTTATGATCTCAAGGGCTCTTCTCGGTCTCGTTATAATTCTGACACAACAGGAGCTAACAAAGTGCTTCTAGATATGAATCTCCTGGAAACATTGAGAACAAATCCCATTTTTCTTGGAAGCAAGGCAAAAAGAAGACTGGAGAGAGCTGTCTGGAATGATACATCGTTTCTTGCT TCAGTGGACGTAATGGACTACTCATTGTTGGTCGGTGTGGATGAGGAGCGGAAAGAACTGGTACTTGGGATAATCGATTGTATGCGACAGTATACCTGGGACAAGCATCTTGAAACTTGGGTAAAGGCTTCCGGCATCCTTGGTGGTCTCAAAAATGCCTCACCAACTATCATCTCCCCTAAGCAGTACAAGAGAAGATTTCGGAAAGCAATGACGACCTACTTTCTCACCGTACCAGATCAATGGTCATCTTGA